A stretch of DNA from Megalobrama amblycephala isolate DHTTF-2021 unplaced genomic scaffold, ASM1881202v1 scaffold570, whole genome shotgun sequence:
tccatgaaaatgatacgtggaatcttattggctgagattgaattgcgcctggaattctttctacaaaaatggatatttctttctttacaatttaataatatttaataatattaatcaaaatgcAGGACATATCTTAGAAATGGCTGTGGGGCGCTTGGatgttttctatattaataagctatcacattacaggtcaaaccccactGAACGATTTATCAAAAACCATCATATTAGCCAATTCATGgaccaaaacattaaattaaacattaattaaaaacaaaagattaaacaactaataatgttataaatcagtctatttagaaatgtgtaaaatgttataaagcctatttaaaaatatgtattaatttaaatgaattcattacAATATCGTTTGAAATTAATGAAGATATGATTCGTccagtgtttttaaatgaatttcttgaattaataattctgatcatcaaatacattttaacagtcactggtcaccacctactggcagaacaGTGTAATAACTTAGTTTCAAAGGTCATTTATTGCtaaaatcagtgtatattcactataaattgttattgcaatacttgcattattatttaatgtttgcaacacagaaGTAGCAATAGTGTGTTGTTGAAAAcgctttgtgaagctgtttaaaacatatagtttaTGACCACTGCTTTCAGCGGCAATCAAAACCAGGTTTAAATATTCCAATATGTTCTAatttcaaaggtttaatagacataaccgaatcattgtcatttaggaataagatcgttttattttgattaatcatgCATCTACGAGCTTaagtatttttgtatgtcatgttttatacccgacctcaaaagaaattgactatggtggtatatgtgatctccacattttaagtattaagggaatgatGATCTGacctgatcttgttcggtcttaaatcagaagatatttgttggtaatactttacaataaggtttcattaacattatttaactgcattagttaacattaactaataatgaactgcactctacagcatttattaatatttgttcagttaatttcaacatttactaatacattattaaaatcaaaagttgtatttgttaacattagtaaatgcactgtgaagtaaacaaccaacaaacagctgtatttttaaccttaacaaagattaataattacagtaatgtattgcacattgttagtttatgttagataatactttaactaatgttaacaaataaaaaccttattgtaaaatgttacctatttttatataaatttcaacacaaaacgtatgaccacaataactttaagaaacattttttgtttgtttgtttagataaattggggtttgacctgtaatgtgatgcagttactaggttacatttgataaatattatgaaatatccatttttgtcgaaagaattccaggcgcagttcactctcagccaataagattccacgtatCATTtacatggatcagtcgtctcttctgattggttgataacttttgacagcgtttaatccaaaagcaaattaatttctgcaagagcacggagagattcgtgagcgcacgTGTGCAGTTTCAGCGCGCAGGtcacgtttgagcacgcaggaaacagtttgagtgtgcacacgcaatatctgagctagaggagaggcagttcatgaGAGAGCCCTGTATATTTGAGAGCGCGCGTCCAGTTTTGCGCGAGAGCataggaaatccgcgcgcgagcggacagatttgcgcgagagcaaaggaaatccgcgcgcgagcggacagatttgcgctcgcgcattacattgatatgctctcgcgtcacaataatgtgctctcgacattagacagtaaaataacgccataacTGACTGGTTACTCACACAGTTTAGCATCGATTTTCTGTTCAAATCATGATGTAACCTCATCTAtccactttaaaaaataatatttctgatCATCCACTGATCTTCTCTCACCTGTGACTGTGACTGTGATCAAGATTTCTCCTTTAGAGTCCAGAACTCTGTATGTTCCAGTGTCCATGGATGTAAACTCATTAATGGTCAGAGTCCCATCAGTGTCAAGCAGTCGATCACTGCTGACCCCGTGACCTCTCCTCCACACCTCTGTCCACTCTCCACTGGAGTTTTTCTCCACTTTATCAGCATTGATCAACAGAACATCCATCTTCAGCTGCTCTCCTGTTTTCACAGAAATCTCATCTGAGGAGAAACAGAAAGACTTTTATCCTCAATCATTATTATAATGATGACAATCAATCAAGCCCATGAgcacatattaaaattaaaggaTCAGCCATTGAAAAGCCTCTATTGGAATCATTTAATCTGAATATTGGATGGGATGTGTGACATTTAATGTTTTGCTCATACCATGAATTTGAAGATGGTATATCAGCTTTCTCTCACCATCACTGCTATAGACTCTCAGAAATTATTTCCCAGCATCACTAGGTCTCAGATCCTTGATGATGACGTCACATGATCCTGTTTtaaacaatctgtcattttcacTGTCACATTCTTCATTCTCACAGACAGGAATGATTCTTGACCATCTGATTAAATCAATATGAGAAATCTCTCCGGCCTCTAACTGACATGGCAGGGTGACGCTGCTTCCCCGTTTCCCTGTCACAGGAATTTCTGCAAATACAGACAGtataaaatcaaaacaaagtatcaatactgaaaaataaatgtgtttctgtTTATTCTCTGTAATcaaggtcaaaataaaatataatttattcaaatagattaaatgtatatataattaaaggTAATAAGGAGCCACCAATATTACCTGTGACAAATTTTAACAAGGAACTGAAAATCAAAAATTGTTACAATTTAGCAACAAAGATACTGACCTCTAGGATATGCAAagcaaaacagcagcagcagattCAAGCATCTGAACCTGATGAGAAACAGAGGAGCTGGATTATGTCACAGATACAGGATAATATTCACAAACACATTAATACAAAGATAAAACACTTTCCTGAATATTCACTTTCATTCTGTCTGAATATTTAACACATGTGGATCTTATATGATAAAAATGTACAATAAGAAACATCAATAATGTGAATGATAAAGAATTCCAGTGTAATACTGAACATTATTAGTCAaaatttaaaacacaaacaacagcCTTTAGAAATTAATTAACAaactaataattatattaataactcTACTAATAAAAACCATCATAGTAATCACAGTAATGGATTCAGGATAAACATGTCGACTTATTTCTGCATCACTAGCAGGTTAATTTTCcaaaaacagaaacacaaatattggtataacaacaaaaacaagctggatttatattttaaaatacaaaaaacttacATGGTAAATCTTCTGCAAGAGTCTGGCTTCAAAACTTAATAAATTACTGCATTTCACGATAGGTGAGAGTAAAGTGAGAAATGACCCACAAATGATGGCACTTCCTCAAATTggagcctttttttttttaactgtagcCTTGAGGTGACTGATCATTATTGTCCTCTACACTAGAGGGCGATGATCACAGTGAACCCATGGAACCAATGTGGTTTTTTATGACACATTTGTGTAATTAAAAGAAGATTTttagttaatattttattggTCTGATTACCCAAGCTCTTCATTAAACAAGCCCTACAATTTAATAAACTAACACATATTATACACTTCATATTTAATGGTATTAGGATGATttgttaattgcatttaattgatttcaatttaaataaaacatttggttaggtaaaaggtgcttttatctatatattgttatttaatGCATGGTTTGGCTGAGTTTTTGCAGCATTTAAACAGTTTGTGTGGCATTTTGAGCGATTGGAAGTAGTTTAGAAAAGCTTTGTTTCTTCCATCACTACAGTTTTTTTATTCACTTTGGTACTATTTTCTCAAGGTgtttattttcaaaactctacaaAACTCCAAATGCACACTTGTAACACAActagtcattctttcaaaacctGATCTCATGATCACATAATCACTGTTTAAAAACACAAGATCATTGCGATATGTAATGAcaacatttggtttaatcaccaAAAGTTCATTTaatagcaaacaatgcaagatacatgtttcaaatcacccttgtgtctgaaataattacagtaacacaggctacagatgccatattagaaaatacacttacattacctacagtatctcacagaaatacatccctcacatttttgtaaatattttattgtatctTTTCATGtgcaacactgaagaaatgacactttgctacaatgtaaagtagtgagtgtacagcttgtataacagtgtaaatttgctgttccctcaaaataactcaacacacagccattaatgtctaaacctgTTATCAAacagttaatattgtgttaatgttacacaaaccatgttcctgttcttcatctcagagtcagacagctgccttctgacaatcagtatccttcgaaatgctttgaacaactcagaacatcagtggagaaagtTCATTATAatatcgtaatatacatcatatacaTAATTCACCTGCTATACTGTTAAATGCAtacgatttttcatatcaacagaaaaatatactgggATAAACTGGCTTTTTGAGACTTGGCTGCTTCGgagcatagttaatgatatgctaaagcccgccccACATGctgatgtgattggttacatATTTGAGACataagaaacaccagcgatttcaaactgcgtttttgaaactgtctttagatcactaAAGTTTTAAGGAAGAAAATacctcagcaatggtgttgacttatgaatttgcacatggtttgtcttaaaagcacattaaaacaccacagagacatataaacaacattaaaaacttgattttcaccacagggagactttaaatttaaatttatgtaCCTGAAAAACAAGAGTtccataaatacaataaataaataaaaatagaaaagaaaaataaatcacaagATAATCCAAGATggtttacatttatatatgctACAAAATCAAACTTTTTATGGTAAAATCTTACTAAACAAGGGCTTAAATGAGCTTATTAAATAAAGACATTGTCTTCTTTACATTCAAAGCAGGACAGTCCAATGAGACATGTTTAATAGAAAGGCAGATCTTGCAGAACCTACATAAGGTCGGGTCTCTTCATTTTTCAGCAGAATTGAATCAGTCCGTCTTGTAGGTCCAATACGACGCCCAGTCAACAACCACTTGATCAAATCTTGCTTTAAAATGGAATAAAAGTCTGCTGAGGATCCATTTTAGGATGGATTTTatgtcatttgttgttttcacAGTAGGCTTGAGGTCTGAAAGAGGATTTTGAACCCAGCAGAAGATAATACTAAAGAACTGATAAATGGTCCACTTTAATTAAAACGGAGTCTACCACAGGAGGGTCAGTTTCTGAAGCTTCCATTGCTTGCAGACATGATTTGGAATCCGTGAGAATTATAAAATTCTTTTGTTGTGCATTTCCAATATATTCCCAAGCTAAAAGTAAAGCATGTGCTTCAGCTGTGAAAACTGAGCACTGTTTTAGACACCATAATGTTGTAGTTCAGCCATCATTGCAGCAGCTAAAAGAAACAGTAGTTGATCGATGCAATAGAAACAATAATTCCTAGTTCATGAATTAGGATTTGTAACCTTTCTGTTACCAGTTCAGAGGTCAGCTGCATAAACACATAACCATGATAAGGCAGAGTCTTAAGAAGAAGTCTGACCAACCAGCAGTTAGCCAAAAGTCAAATCAgtcttatttttttgtattcaaaTTAGACGAATATACCTATTTTTTTAAACAGCCACAGATCTTTAGGTCACTGTCACTAAATGCAGTGTCAACAAAAATCATTTTGGTGCAAGATTGCAGTCCAAAAGTTAATATGTAttgtatattaaatacatattgCATATGCTGACAGAATCTTCTGCAGATTGTTGTTTCTGAAGGTGAATTGCAATTAACCAGTGACGTCAGGTGATCTGGGCCTCATGTACAACTGATTGCAATGGGATCCCTTGGGAGGAATCATGATCCACTTTCTTGTTCCGAAATTGGTGTTTCCTGATGACAAGTATAATCAGAACCAGAGTCAGCAGAACCACATAAACAACCATTCCAACAGACAAAATCCAATGCCCTACAGCTGAAAGGAGGAAGGTGGGAAGAGAACACACATTTTGTATAAGTTTTCTTTTCTAAATTCACttcttaaatattttgtaaatctCTCAATGTCTCCTGTTTCACTTACTAAATTGTTCAGTGTCATAAGGTTTGATATCATCTGTGTCCAGTTTTCTATTAAAGTCTGTACCAGATTCTGTAGAGGATATCAGAGGTTAGTCACACAGTTTAGCATCAACTTGATTTTCAAATCATGATGAATTAACTTCAGCTGTccactttaaagctgcagtccataacttttGCCTCTTCgttgccatctctgtttgaaaccggCAATTGCAGTTTTTGGAATTAAAGATAGGCTACCATGTCTTGGAAGTCAAATATAGGAAGTTTAAGCAGAAAATGTCTCTTCCGCAAACATCTTTACTGATCTGATTCAGATTCAATACTTAACAACGAGCCAATGCTCATGTGCAGACTTGAGCGCGAGTCTCAGGTTTCAGTTTccggagcttctaacagcagctgcagtgatgcaatgactttatcaatcagcgattggctcttttacttagaaggcgggacatattccaccatattgtatattgaAGTTTCtccattcataactaatagaAGTGAACCATCTTTATATATCTCTATAGTCTTTGGCTgcatctcatttcggaggctgcgtcctctGGAGGTCACATCTGAAGGCTGCATATATCATTAAGGatgtctcatttaagaaaagtaactgtaataaaattaaaagtttttcctcatgaggtgtaaaatactgtaatttcttttctactttgcaatctaacggttacttttcttaaatgagactcgATGATgaatgcagccttcaaatgtgacctcCGGAGGACACAGCCTTTAAAATGAGATGCACCATTTCTGTATACAGACGTGACATAATGATGCAAAGACAAACTCGTATTTCCCACAGAAACCGACCCGAAACACtcaaattagaaaacattattacgaGCTTAatgttgtgaatcgggctaaagGTAAGGAGATcagatcatttttaaccaaaaaatgttacggactgcagccctgaaaaaaaaaaatatttctgatCATCCACTGATCTTCTCTCACCTGTGACTGTGACTGTGATCAAGATTTCTCCTTCAGAGTCCAGAACTCTGTATGTTCCAGTGTCAGAGACTGTAAAATTACTAATGGTCAGTTTTCCATTACTGTCGGTCAGTCGATCACTGCTGACCCCGTGACCTCTCGTCCACACCTCTGTCCACTCTCCACTGGAGTTTTTCTCCACTTTCTCAGCATTGATCAACAGAACATCCATCTTCAGCTGCTCTCCTGTTTTCACAGAAATCTCATCTGAGGAGAAACAGAAACACATTCATGAAGAGCCTATATTGGAAATGAGACGACTAATCTGGATATTGGACAGGCCGTGTCACATTCTGCATGCAATACCAACATTATTAGTTTGGTAACATTATTAGAAAACCCAGAAAGTCGATACATGCTGTAAGTTTGATCAGTTCTGACTTTACCCTGAATATGAAGTTGGTACTTCCTGATTAGTCGCTCCAGCTCTCTCTGATCATTATTGTAATAGAGTCTCAGAATGTATTTCCCAGCATCACTGAAGATCAGATCCATCAGGATgacgtcacatgatccttttttAAATAC
This window harbors:
- the LOC125262051 gene encoding uncharacterized protein LOC125262051, yielding MFRCVNLLMLFYFVNYSGTAPVGNTLISVMGKRGGSVILPCEFEARGISDIVLSKWSKNILVCENEECKSGRVFKKGSCDVILMDLIFSDAGKYILRLYYNNDQRELERLIRKYQLHIQDEISVKTGEQLKMDVLLINAEKVEKNSSGEWTEVWTRGHGVSSDRLTDSNGKLTISNFTVSDTGTYRVLDSEGEILITVTVTESGTDFNRKLDTDDIKPYDTEQFTVGHWILSVGMVVYVVLLTLVLIILVIRKHQFRNKKVDHDSSQGIPLQSVVHEAQIT